The following coding sequences are from one Thermostaphylospora chromogena window:
- a CDS encoding NAD-dependent epimerase/dehydratase family protein, whose translation MRILVLGGDGYLGWPTALHLSQCGHDVAVADNFARRQYDFELGAGSLVPIESLQTRTSVWRELTGKTIEMFIGDLTDADFTYRMIREYRPDAVVHFAEQRAAPYSMIDRKHAVYTQVNNVVGTLNLLYAIAEIDRDIHLVKLGTMGEYGTPNIEIEEGWLELEYKGRKDRVLYPKRPGSFYHLSKVHDSHNIEFACRIWGLRATDLNQGIVYGQQTPETAMDDRLATRFDYDAVFGTVLNRFVIQAVLEMPLTVYGKGGQTRGIIDIRDTVRCIQLACENPAEPGEFRVFNQMTESMSVRQIAETIAECYPGEVVIEHLDNPRVELEEHFYKVNHTGLMELGLVPHLLSDTLITSLFDIAKRYRDRVDLAAVRPNVNWRDARDARVGER comes from the coding sequence ATGCGGATTCTTGTCCTCGGCGGTGACGGTTATCTCGGGTGGCCCACGGCCCTCCATCTTTCACAGTGCGGCCACGACGTCGCCGTCGCCGACAACTTCGCCCGACGGCAGTATGACTTCGAGCTGGGCGCGGGAAGCCTCGTCCCGATCGAGTCGCTGCAGACCCGCACCTCGGTGTGGCGGGAACTCACCGGTAAGACCATCGAGATGTTCATCGGCGACCTCACCGACGCCGACTTCACCTACCGGATGATCCGGGAGTACCGCCCCGACGCCGTGGTGCACTTCGCGGAGCAGCGTGCCGCGCCGTACTCCATGATCGACCGCAAGCATGCCGTGTACACGCAGGTCAACAACGTGGTCGGCACGCTCAACCTGCTCTACGCCATCGCCGAGATCGACCGGGACATCCACCTGGTCAAGCTCGGCACGATGGGCGAGTACGGCACTCCCAACATCGAGATCGAAGAGGGCTGGCTGGAGCTGGAGTACAAGGGCCGCAAGGACCGCGTGCTCTACCCCAAGCGCCCCGGCTCCTTCTACCACCTGTCGAAGGTGCACGACAGCCACAACATCGAGTTCGCGTGCCGCATCTGGGGACTGCGCGCCACCGACCTCAACCAGGGCATCGTCTACGGCCAGCAGACCCCTGAGACCGCGATGGACGACCGGCTGGCCACCCGCTTCGACTACGACGCCGTCTTCGGCACGGTCCTGAACCGGTTCGTGATCCAGGCGGTGCTGGAGATGCCGCTGACCGTGTACGGCAAGGGCGGCCAGACCCGCGGCATCATCGACATCCGGGACACCGTCCGCTGCATCCAGCTCGCCTGCGAGAACCCCGCCGAGCCCGGCGAGTTCCGGGTGTTCAACCAGATGACCGAGTCCATGTCGGTGCGGCAGATCGCCGAGACGATCGCCGAGTGCTACCCCGGCGAGGTGGTGATCGAGCACCTGGACAACCCGCGTGTCGAGCTGGAGGAGCACTTCTACAAGGTCAACCACACCGGCCTGATGGAGCTGGGCCTCGTCCCCCACCTGCTGTCCGACACGCTCATCACCTCGCTGTTCGACATCGCCAAGCGCTACCGCGACCGGGTGGACCTCGCGGCCGTGCGCCCCAACGTGAACTGGCGCGACGCGCGCGACGCGCGCGTCGGGGAGCGATGA
- a CDS encoding DUF523 domain-containing protein, with protein MDRILVSACLLGRRVRFDGGAKRSDDALLAAWREEGRLVPFCPEVEGGLPVPRPPAEIEGGAGGAAVLDGEARVLTRDGRDVTDAFLAGARAALDAAVASGARVAILKEGSPSCGVLTVYDGAFRGRKVAGEGVTTALLERHGIRVFNEDRIADAARFLARRDGPEAG; from the coding sequence GTGGACAGGATCCTGGTGAGCGCCTGCCTTCTGGGACGGCGGGTCCGCTTCGACGGCGGGGCCAAGCGCAGTGACGACGCGCTGCTCGCCGCCTGGCGGGAGGAGGGGCGGCTGGTGCCCTTCTGCCCGGAGGTCGAGGGCGGGCTCCCGGTGCCCCGGCCGCCCGCCGAGATCGAAGGCGGCGCGGGCGGGGCGGCGGTGCTGGACGGCGAGGCGCGGGTGCTGACCCGCGACGGCCGGGACGTGACGGACGCCTTCCTGGCGGGCGCCCGTGCCGCCTTGGACGCCGCCGTCGCCTCCGGCGCCAGGGTCGCCATCCTGAAGGAGGGCAGCCCGTCCTGCGGCGTGCTCACCGTCTACGACGGCGCCTTCCGGGGGCGCAAGGTCGCGGGCGAGGGCGTCACCACCGCGCTGCTCGAACGCCACGGCATCCGCGTCTTCAACGAGGATCGCATCGCCGACGCCGCCCGGTTCCTGGCCCGCCGCGACGGCCCGGAGGCCGGATGA
- a CDS encoding sugar ABC transporter ATP-binding protein: MAAPAPILRMTGIGKQFPGVRALDGVDFRLLPGEVHALMGENGAGKSTLIKVLTGVHRADTGEIELEGRKVSFSGPLAAQRAGISTVYQEVNLCGNLSVAENIFIGREPRRMGRIRWRETRRRAAELLSRLDISIDVSASLSSYSLAVQQMVAIARAVDIEAKVLILDEPTSSLDADEVARLFQVMRRLKDEGIAILFVSHFLDQVYEIADRMTILRNGKLVGEYLTSELSQIELVAKMLGRKPADLSELPRRSTVQPSPGEVPLVRARDLGRAGSIAPFTLAIREGEVVGLAGLLGSGRTEVARLLFGADHAGTGTLEIDGRPVALRTPRSAVSRKIAFCSENRRAEGLIPDLTVRENLVLALQAVRGWSRPIPRRKQEELAERYIKALNIRPADPDMPVKNLSGGNQQKVILARWLILEPRLLILDEPTRGVDVGAKAEIQRLIVELAGGGMAVLFVSAELEEVLRLSHRVAVLRDRKLVAELDSDGLTVDALMETIASGGRHG; the protein is encoded by the coding sequence ATGGCCGCACCAGCGCCGATCCTGCGCATGACCGGGATCGGCAAGCAGTTCCCCGGCGTCAGGGCGCTGGACGGCGTGGACTTCCGGCTGCTGCCGGGCGAGGTGCACGCGCTCATGGGAGAGAACGGCGCCGGCAAGTCGACTCTGATCAAGGTGCTGACCGGCGTTCACCGCGCCGACACCGGCGAGATCGAACTGGAGGGGAGGAAGGTCTCCTTCTCCGGCCCGCTCGCCGCCCAGCGCGCCGGGATCAGCACCGTCTACCAGGAGGTCAACCTCTGCGGCAACCTCTCGGTGGCGGAGAACATCTTCATCGGACGCGAACCGCGCCGCATGGGCCGCATCCGATGGCGGGAGACGCGGCGCAGAGCGGCCGAGCTGCTGAGCCGCCTGGACATCTCGATCGACGTGTCGGCGTCCCTGTCGTCGTATTCGCTGGCCGTCCAGCAGATGGTGGCGATCGCCCGCGCGGTGGACATCGAGGCGAAGGTGCTGATCCTGGACGAGCCCACCTCCAGCCTCGACGCCGATGAGGTCGCCCGGCTGTTCCAGGTGATGCGGCGGCTGAAGGACGAGGGCATCGCGATCCTGTTCGTGTCGCACTTCCTCGACCAGGTCTACGAGATCGCCGACCGGATGACGATCCTGCGCAACGGCAAGCTCGTCGGCGAGTACCTCACCAGCGAGCTGAGCCAGATCGAGCTGGTCGCCAAGATGCTCGGACGGAAGCCGGCCGACCTGTCCGAGCTGCCCCGGCGCTCCACCGTCCAGCCGTCCCCGGGAGAGGTCCCGCTGGTGCGGGCGCGCGATCTCGGCCGGGCGGGAAGCATCGCGCCGTTCACCCTCGCCATCCGGGAGGGCGAGGTGGTCGGCCTGGCCGGGCTGCTCGGCTCCGGCCGTACCGAGGTCGCACGGCTGCTGTTCGGCGCCGATCACGCCGGCACCGGCACCCTGGAGATCGACGGCCGCCCGGTGGCCCTGCGCACCCCGCGGTCGGCGGTGAGCCGGAAGATCGCCTTCTGTTCGGAGAACCGGCGGGCCGAAGGGCTCATCCCCGACCTCACCGTGCGGGAGAACCTCGTGCTCGCCCTGCAGGCGGTGCGCGGCTGGAGCCGGCCGATCCCCCGGCGCAAGCAGGAGGAACTGGCCGAGAGGTACATCAAGGCGCTGAACATCCGCCCGGCCGACCCCGACATGCCCGTCAAGAACCTCAGCGGAGGCAACCAGCAGAAGGTGATCCTGGCCCGCTGGCTCATCCTGGAGCCGCGGCTGCTCATCCTCGACGAACCCACCCGCGGCGTCGACGTCGGCGCGAAGGCGGAGATCCAGCGCCTGATCGTCGAGCTGGCCGGGGGCGGCATGGCCGTGCTGTTCGTCTCCGCCGAGCTGGAGGAGGTGCTGCGGCTCAGTCACCGGGTGGCCGTGCTGCGCGACCGCAAGCTCGTCGCCGAACTGGACAGCGACGGCCTCACCGTGGACGCGCTGATGGAGACGATCGCCAGTGGAGGTCGCCATGGCTGA
- a CDS encoding LacI family DNA-binding transcriptional regulator codes for MADVAKVAGVSHQTVSRVLNNHPNVRGETRDRVLRAIEQLGYRRNFAARALVTRRSRTLGVISFDTTLYGPASTVHGIEQAARVAGYFVTIVSLKSIDRSGMREAVDYLVGRGVAGLVVVAAPRSAVHGLTVPDGIPLVSVHGTCGKEEAVVGVDQVAGARLAVEHLLRLGHRTVWHITGPADWPETEGRLAGWRAALAEAGQAAPEPLPGDWSPRAGYQAGRRLAATPGVSAVFVANDQMALGVLRALAEEGVKVPEQISVVGFDDIPEAEFFSPPLTTVRQDFDAVGRRSIEVLLRQIEKGEPFGPGPLVVSPRLIIRASTSPAR; via the coding sequence ATGGCCGACGTGGCCAAGGTGGCGGGCGTCTCGCACCAGACGGTCTCGCGGGTGCTCAACAACCATCCCAACGTCCGAGGAGAGACCCGCGATCGGGTGCTGCGGGCGATCGAACAGCTCGGCTACCGCCGTAACTTCGCCGCCCGGGCCCTGGTCACCCGGCGTTCACGCACGCTGGGCGTGATCAGTTTCGACACGACCCTGTACGGCCCGGCCAGCACCGTTCACGGCATCGAGCAGGCGGCCCGCGTGGCCGGCTACTTCGTGACCATCGTGAGCTTGAAGTCCATCGACCGGAGCGGCATGCGCGAGGCCGTCGACTACCTGGTCGGCAGGGGAGTCGCCGGGCTCGTCGTGGTCGCCGCCCCGCGCTCGGCCGTACACGGCCTGACCGTGCCCGACGGCATCCCGCTCGTCTCCGTGCACGGCACGTGCGGAAAGGAGGAGGCCGTCGTCGGCGTCGACCAGGTCGCCGGCGCCCGGCTGGCCGTGGAGCACCTGCTCCGCCTGGGGCATCGCACGGTGTGGCACATCACCGGCCCGGCCGACTGGCCGGAGACCGAAGGGCGTCTGGCGGGATGGCGGGCGGCCCTGGCCGAGGCCGGGCAGGCCGCCCCCGAACCGCTGCCGGGCGACTGGAGCCCGCGGGCCGGCTACCAGGCCGGTCGGCGGCTGGCCGCCACCCCCGGGGTGAGCGCGGTCTTCGTCGCCAACGACCAGATGGCGCTCGGAGTGCTGCGCGCACTGGCCGAGGAAGGGGTGAAGGTGCCCGAGCAGATCAGCGTCGTGGGCTTCGACGACATCCCCGAAGCGGAGTTCTTCTCCCCTCCGCTCACCACCGTCCGCCAGGACTTCGACGCTGTGGGCAGGCGCAGCATCGAGGTCCTCCTCCGGCAGATCGAGAAGGGCGAGCCCTTCGGGCCCGGCCCGCTCGTCGTGTCCCCCCGGCTCATCATCCGGGCTAGCACGTCGCCGGCGCGCTAG
- a CDS encoding GtrA family protein, with protein MADLRRLVKSAVLRIFTRYAIGSVVAGVISEATLLLVYGLGLLGAQAASVLAWACGAVVNYVLNRRWAWGRRGRPKPLRELLPYWLTSVASLGITTWATGQADRLGARLFEAEGPRVAFVGAAFLAVYGLLFIAKFCFFHYFVFADTPRRSAPAPAEAAEADAEERRRRSLSHVPSTTRE; from the coding sequence ATGGCTGATCTTCGCCGCCTCGTCAAGAGCGCCGTTCTGCGCATCTTCACCCGGTACGCGATCGGCTCGGTGGTGGCGGGCGTGATCAGCGAGGCCACGCTGCTGCTGGTCTACGGGCTTGGGCTGCTGGGCGCCCAGGCCGCGTCGGTGCTGGCCTGGGCGTGCGGCGCCGTGGTCAACTACGTGCTCAACCGGCGGTGGGCGTGGGGACGGCGCGGCCGGCCCAAGCCGCTGCGCGAGCTACTGCCGTACTGGCTGACCTCCGTGGCCAGCCTGGGGATCACCACCTGGGCGACCGGCCAGGCCGACCGGCTGGGGGCCCGGCTCTTCGAGGCGGAGGGCCCCCGGGTCGCCTTCGTCGGGGCGGCGTTCCTCGCCGTCTACGGCCTGTTGTTCATCGCGAAGTTCTGCTTCTTCCACTACTTCGTGTTCGCCGACACCCCGCGCCGGTCGGCTCCGGCGCCCGCGGAGGCCGCGGAGGCGGACGCCGAGGAGCGACGGCGGCGCTCCCTCAGCCACGTGCCGAGCACGACCCGCGAGTAG
- a CDS encoding NAD-dependent epimerase/dehydratase family protein, which translates to MSEFAGARVLVTGGAGFIGRRLVTALREQGAEVVVVDQKPHPDPSVHSVVGDLRDPALRAEAVTSGLDAIVHLAAVTSVLRSVEDPAGTYEMNVAVTSGLLELAREREVPRFLFASTNAVTGDVGDARINERMPLRPLTPYGATKAAAEMLLSPYASVYGMQACALRFANVYGPGMGHKDSFVPRLMRAAALGTGVQIYGDGTQLRDYVHVDDVVQAVLVAWRSGHNGPLVVGSGESVSVNDLVKTARDVTGAEIPVEHVPAKQGEMPAVVLDISAARELGYEPRFDLASGMTTVWPDFASMKSGNGGAGSAI; encoded by the coding sequence ATGTCGGAGTTTGCCGGGGCCCGCGTCCTCGTCACGGGCGGAGCGGGCTTCATCGGGCGGCGTCTGGTGACCGCTCTGCGGGAGCAGGGGGCGGAGGTCGTGGTCGTCGACCAGAAGCCCCACCCCGACCCGTCTGTGCATTCGGTCGTGGGGGACCTGCGTGATCCCGCGCTGCGCGCCGAGGCCGTCACCAGCGGACTGGACGCGATCGTCCACCTCGCCGCCGTGACCTCGGTCCTGCGTTCGGTGGAGGACCCCGCGGGCACGTACGAGATGAACGTCGCGGTGACCTCGGGGCTGCTCGAACTCGCCAGGGAGCGCGAGGTGCCGCGCTTCCTGTTCGCATCGACCAACGCCGTCACCGGAGACGTGGGCGACGCCCGCATCAACGAGCGGATGCCGCTGCGCCCGCTCACGCCGTACGGCGCCACCAAGGCCGCGGCCGAGATGCTGCTCAGCCCGTACGCGAGCGTGTACGGCATGCAGGCGTGCGCTCTGCGTTTCGCCAACGTCTACGGGCCCGGCATGGGCCACAAGGACAGCTTCGTGCCCCGCCTCATGCGCGCCGCCGCCCTCGGCACCGGCGTGCAGATCTACGGCGACGGCACCCAGCTGCGCGACTACGTCCACGTGGACGACGTCGTGCAGGCGGTGCTGGTCGCCTGGCGGAGCGGGCACAACGGGCCGCTGGTCGTCGGCTCGGGCGAGTCGGTGAGCGTGAACGATCTCGTCAAGACGGCGCGCGACGTCACGGGAGCGGAGATCCCGGTGGAGCACGTGCCGGCCAAACAGGGGGAGATGCCGGCCGTGGTGCTGGACATCTCGGCAGCCAGGGAGCTGGGCTACGAGCCCCGCTTCGATCTCGCCTCCGGGATGACCACCGTCTGGCCCGACTTCGCGTCCATGAAGAGCGGAAACGGTGGCGCGGGGAGCGCGATATGA
- a CDS encoding ABC transporter substrate-binding protein, giving the protein MSKRISSKLIAIVAAALVLSGCGSEGGGGGSTADDGKITMGFSQVGAESGWRTANTKSIQEAAKAAGIELKFSDAQQKQENQIKAIRSFIQQRVDVIAFSPVVESGWDTVLREAKNANIPVILTDRAVDSQDTTLYKAFLGSDFVEEGRRAARWLVEEYKDVDETVNIVELQGTTGSAPANDRKAGFEEIIKDDPKFKIIASQTGDFTRAKGKEVMEAFLKSNPDIDVLYAHNDDMGLGAIEAIEGAGKVPGKDIKIITIDAVRDGMQALADGKINFIVECSPLLGPQLMDLAKKVVNGEEVPQRVVTEETTFTQEQAKEALPSRQY; this is encoded by the coding sequence GTGTCGAAGAGGATCTCATCAAAGTTGATCGCCATCGTGGCCGCCGCGCTCGTCCTGTCCGGCTGCGGGAGCGAAGGCGGCGGCGGAGGGAGCACCGCCGACGATGGCAAGATCACCATGGGCTTCTCCCAGGTGGGCGCGGAGAGCGGCTGGCGTACCGCGAACACCAAGTCCATCCAGGAGGCGGCCAAGGCGGCGGGGATCGAGCTGAAGTTCTCCGACGCGCAGCAGAAGCAGGAGAACCAGATCAAGGCCATCCGCTCCTTCATCCAGCAGCGGGTGGACGTCATCGCCTTCTCGCCGGTCGTGGAGTCCGGCTGGGACACCGTGCTCCGGGAGGCCAAGAACGCGAACATCCCGGTCATCCTCACCGACCGGGCCGTCGACTCGCAGGACACCACCCTGTACAAGGCGTTCCTCGGCTCGGACTTCGTGGAGGAGGGCCGCAGGGCCGCCCGCTGGCTGGTCGAGGAGTACAAGGACGTCGACGAGACGGTGAACATCGTCGAGCTGCAGGGCACCACCGGCTCGGCCCCGGCCAACGACCGCAAGGCGGGCTTCGAGGAGATCATCAAGGACGACCCGAAGTTCAAGATCATCGCTTCGCAGACCGGCGACTTCACCCGCGCCAAGGGCAAGGAGGTCATGGAGGCCTTCCTCAAGTCGAACCCGGACATCGACGTGCTCTACGCGCACAACGACGACATGGGACTGGGCGCGATCGAGGCGATCGAGGGCGCGGGCAAGGTGCCCGGCAAGGACATCAAGATCATTACGATCGACGCCGTGCGGGACGGGATGCAGGCCCTGGCGGACGGGAAGATCAACTTCATCGTCGAGTGCAGCCCGCTGCTCGGCCCCCAGCTCATGGACCTCGCGAAGAAGGTGGTCAACGGTGAAGAGGTGCCGCAGCGCGTGGTGACCGAGGAGACCACCTTCACCCAGGAACAGGCCAAGGAAGCCCTGCCCAGCCGCCAGTACTGA
- a CDS encoding class I SAM-dependent methyltransferase, translating to MSGEEGAFARATGRTAEREDGGPDKPNYRRYQYDLIAPHCGRSVLEVGAGLGEFAAQFTGKDRLVVTDVDPDAVEVLKARFADRPEAEAAQFDLASGAQLDRPVETAVAINVLEHFEDDAGVLALLARSVVPGGTIVLWVPAYQSLYGDFDRKVGHFRRYTPATLRDAALRAGLSVELVRPVNLLGGIAWWAAVRMGKAGSPKSGAVGIYDKVLVPMTRVLDRVLPIPFGQSVLGVLRVPSGEGPARDG from the coding sequence ATGAGCGGCGAGGAGGGTGCGTTCGCCCGCGCCACCGGCCGCACGGCCGAGCGCGAGGACGGCGGCCCCGACAAGCCCAACTACCGGCGTTACCAGTACGACCTGATCGCCCCCCACTGCGGGCGCAGCGTGCTGGAGGTCGGGGCCGGGCTGGGTGAGTTCGCCGCCCAGTTCACCGGGAAGGACCGCCTGGTCGTCACCGACGTGGACCCGGACGCCGTCGAGGTGCTCAAGGCACGTTTCGCCGATCGTCCGGAGGCCGAGGCCGCCCAGTTCGACCTCGCCTCCGGGGCGCAGCTCGACCGGCCCGTCGAGACCGCGGTGGCGATCAACGTGCTGGAGCACTTCGAGGACGACGCCGGAGTGCTGGCCCTGCTCGCCCGGTCGGTCGTGCCGGGCGGCACCATCGTCCTGTGGGTGCCGGCCTATCAGAGCCTGTACGGCGACTTCGACCGCAAGGTCGGTCACTTCCGCCGCTACACCCCCGCCACGCTGCGGGACGCCGCGCTACGCGCGGGCCTGTCGGTCGAACTGGTCCGCCCGGTCAACCTGCTGGGCGGGATCGCATGGTGGGCGGCGGTCCGCATGGGCAAGGCGGGCTCCCCCAAATCCGGTGCGGTCGGCATCTACGACAAGGTGCTCGTCCCGATGACGCGGGTGCTCGACCGCGTGCTGCCCATTCCGTTCGGGCAGTCGGTGCTGGGTGTGCTCCGCGTCCCCTCCGGCGAGGGACCCGCGCGCGATGGCTGA